One part of the Vigna radiata var. radiata cultivar VC1973A unplaced genomic scaffold, Vradiata_ver6 scaffold_216, whole genome shotgun sequence genome encodes these proteins:
- the LOC106754463 gene encoding probable ADP-ribosylation factor GTPase-activating protein AGD5 isoform X1 codes for MNGKANVTKELNAKHKKILEGLLKLPDNRECADCKAKGPRWASVNLGIFICMQCSGIHRSLGVHISKVRSATLDTWLPEQVAFIQSMGNEKANKYWEAELPPNYDRVGIENFIRAKYDEKRWIPRDGNPKAPSGLREERSPSHWQRPGEKSGQNIVSEKTFEERKKFQPSNAIPATRNSVPAPAPPKAPEQVTPPITKPQPVEKVEPLTPQPQAESSKQVMDASQNTPPKVDYATDLFNMLSMDVPKENGSESASTTTDDNLWAGFQSAAEVSTAEKTCPLPKVADNSALLSAAGIEDLFKDSPSMMPSLTPEKPQKDVKNDIMSLFEKGNMVSPFSMHQQQLAMLQQQSLLMATAAKSSGGDLKYPAGIQESRPNVPVQSWPATGYSISGALPMQVPITNMTPAHFAGSSVQYQPSSFYGMGQVPPPVNGVMATMGASKPQSGAPVSSSTTQSAKDYDFSSLTQGMFAKH; via the exons ATACTGGAAGGACTTCTTAAATTACCAGACAATAGAGAATGTGCTGACTGCAAAGCTAA AGGTCCAAGATGGGCTAGTGTAAATCTTGGCATCTTTATATGTATGCAGTGTTCGGGAATACATCGAAGTTTGGGTGTGCATATATCAAAG GTTCGTTCTGCAACCCTCGACACTTGGCTTCCGGAGCAAGTTGCATTCATTCAAT CAATGGGAAACGAGAAAGCAAATAAGTACTGGGAAGCAGAATTACCACCAAATTATGATAGAGTTGGAATTGAGAATTTCATTCGTGCAAA GTATGATGAGAAGAGATGGATTCCAAGAGATGGGAATCCAAAAGCACCTTCTGGATTGCGGGAAGAAAGAAGTCCTTCACATTGGCAGAGGCCTGGGGAGAAAAGTGGTCAAAATATTGTTTCTGAAAAAACTTTTGAGGAAAGGAAGAAATTCCAACCGTCAAATGCAATTCCTGCTACACGAAACAGTGTTCCTGCTCCTGCTCCTCCCAAAGCACCTGAGCAA GTAACTCCTCCTATTACCAAACCTCAGCCTGTTGAGAAAGTGGAACCATTAACACCACAGCCACAAGCTGAATCTTCAAAGCAGGTTATGGATGCATCTCAAAATACCCCTCCAAAAGTTGACTATGCTACAGACCTTTTCAACATGTTGTCTATGGATGTCCCGAAAGAAAATGGTTCTGAGTCGGCCAGTACAACTACTGATGATAATCTCTGGGCAGGTTTTCAGT CTGCTGCAGAGGTGTCGACAGCTGAGAAGACTTGTCCGCTGCCAAAAGTAGCTGATAATAGTGCTCTGCTGTCTGCAGCTGGTATTGAGGATCTTTTCAAAGATTCACCTTCTATGATGCCAAGCTTAACTCCAGAAAAGCCACAGAAAgatgttaaaaatgatataatgaGCCTCTTTGAGAAG GGCAATATGGTGTCTCCATTTTCTATGCATCAGCAGCAGCTTGCCATGCTACAGCAACAGTCTCTTCTAATGGCTACTGCAGCTAAATCTTCTGGTGGGGATCTCAAGTATCCTGCAGGCATACAAGAATCTAGACCAAATGTTCCTGTGCAAAGTTGGCCAGCTACTGGCTACTCGATTTCTGGAGCATTGCCCATGCAG GTGCCGATTACGAACATGACCCCAGCACATTTTGCTGGGAGCTCTGTACAATATCAACCATCTAG TTTTTATGGTATGGGGCAAGTTCCACCTCCAGTTAACGGTGTGATGGCGACAATGGGAGCTAGCAAACCACAGTCAGGAGCTCCAGTGT
- the LOC106754463 gene encoding probable ADP-ribosylation factor GTPase-activating protein AGD5 isoform X2, which translates to MQCSGIHRSLGVHISKVRSATLDTWLPEQVAFIQSMGNEKANKYWEAELPPNYDRVGIENFIRAKYDEKRWIPRDGNPKAPSGLREERSPSHWQRPGEKSGQNIVSEKTFEERKKFQPSNAIPATRNSVPAPAPPKAPEQVTPPITKPQPVEKVEPLTPQPQAESSKQVMDASQNTPPKVDYATDLFNMLSMDVPKENGSESASTTTDDNLWAGFQSAAEVSTAEKTCPLPKVADNSALLSAAGIEDLFKDSPSMMPSLTPEKPQKDVKNDIMSLFEKGNMVSPFSMHQQQLAMLQQQSLLMATAAKSSGGDLKYPAGIQESRPNVPVQSWPATGYSISGALPMQVPITNMTPAHFAGSSVQYQPSSFYGMGQVPPPVNGVMATMGASKPQSGAPVSSSTTQSAKDYDFSSLTQGMFAKH; encoded by the exons ATGCAGTGTTCGGGAATACATCGAAGTTTGGGTGTGCATATATCAAAG GTTCGTTCTGCAACCCTCGACACTTGGCTTCCGGAGCAAGTTGCATTCATTCAAT CAATGGGAAACGAGAAAGCAAATAAGTACTGGGAAGCAGAATTACCACCAAATTATGATAGAGTTGGAATTGAGAATTTCATTCGTGCAAA GTATGATGAGAAGAGATGGATTCCAAGAGATGGGAATCCAAAAGCACCTTCTGGATTGCGGGAAGAAAGAAGTCCTTCACATTGGCAGAGGCCTGGGGAGAAAAGTGGTCAAAATATTGTTTCTGAAAAAACTTTTGAGGAAAGGAAGAAATTCCAACCGTCAAATGCAATTCCTGCTACACGAAACAGTGTTCCTGCTCCTGCTCCTCCCAAAGCACCTGAGCAA GTAACTCCTCCTATTACCAAACCTCAGCCTGTTGAGAAAGTGGAACCATTAACACCACAGCCACAAGCTGAATCTTCAAAGCAGGTTATGGATGCATCTCAAAATACCCCTCCAAAAGTTGACTATGCTACAGACCTTTTCAACATGTTGTCTATGGATGTCCCGAAAGAAAATGGTTCTGAGTCGGCCAGTACAACTACTGATGATAATCTCTGGGCAGGTTTTCAGT CTGCTGCAGAGGTGTCGACAGCTGAGAAGACTTGTCCGCTGCCAAAAGTAGCTGATAATAGTGCTCTGCTGTCTGCAGCTGGTATTGAGGATCTTTTCAAAGATTCACCTTCTATGATGCCAAGCTTAACTCCAGAAAAGCCACAGAAAgatgttaaaaatgatataatgaGCCTCTTTGAGAAG GGCAATATGGTGTCTCCATTTTCTATGCATCAGCAGCAGCTTGCCATGCTACAGCAACAGTCTCTTCTAATGGCTACTGCAGCTAAATCTTCTGGTGGGGATCTCAAGTATCCTGCAGGCATACAAGAATCTAGACCAAATGTTCCTGTGCAAAGTTGGCCAGCTACTGGCTACTCGATTTCTGGAGCATTGCCCATGCAG GTGCCGATTACGAACATGACCCCAGCACATTTTGCTGGGAGCTCTGTACAATATCAACCATCTAG TTTTTATGGTATGGGGCAAGTTCCACCTCCAGTTAACGGTGTGATGGCGACAATGGGAGCTAGCAAACCACAGTCAGGAGCTCCAGTGT